From a single Rutidosis leptorrhynchoides isolate AG116_Rl617_1_P2 chromosome 5, CSIRO_AGI_Rlap_v1, whole genome shotgun sequence genomic region:
- the LOC139850068 gene encoding uncharacterized protein yields the protein MPNLDVEDVLTHPEENVVAQLLTDEEIIESVIGINKDDIDEEDDESSTMEPPSRNDAIKGAITLNNFLLSYEKTIPEVLIMLRKIRDEIQGEIDFNKKQKTIESFFKKPS from the coding sequence ATGCCCAATTTGGATGTCGAAGATGTTCTGACTCACCCAGAAGAAAATGTAGTTGCACAGTTGTTGACTGATGAAGAAATTATTGAAAGCGTTATTGGAATTAATAAAGATGATatcgatgaagaagatgatgaaagttCTACAATGGAGCCCCCTTCGCGAAACGATGCTATTAAAGGGGCAATCACATTGAATAATTTCTTGTTGAGCTATGAGAAAACAATACCAGAAGTTCTTATCATGCTAAGGAAAATTAGAGATGAGATTCAAGGGGAAATTGATTTCAACAAAAAACAAAAGACAATTGAGTCATTTTTCAAGAAACCTTCATAA